A single window of Agromyces aureus DNA harbors:
- the metH gene encoding methionine synthase has protein sequence MTGTLIEPRFPLDIDGVARPSRSQALLDAVRANVVIADGAMGTMLQRHEPTLDDYRQLEGCNEILNVSRPDMIAAIHDEYLAVGIDAIETNTFGANWSNLSDYGIDDCIHELAEAGARIARERVEAAEAADGRMRWVLGSMGPGTKLPSLGHTTYDHLKQTFALQAEGLIDGGADAFLIETSQDLLQTKAAVNGCKQAIVSRGIRLPIFVEVTVETTGTMLMGSEIGAALTALEPLGVDAIGLNCATGPAEMSEHLRHLSKHSRVPVACMPNAGLPVLGANGAHYPLEPAELATAHEQFVREFGLGLIGGCCGTTPEHMLAVVERLRPLRAGLAAGPDSARTPTPEAGVASLYQHVPFHQDASYLAIGERTNANGSKAFREAMLAGEWDECVEIARNQIRVGAHLLDVCVDYVGRDGVDDIREVVSRFASASTLPLVIDSTEPAVIAAGLELIGGRPVVNSVNYEDGDAPTSRFGRIMPLVKEHGTAVIALTIDEQGQARTADDKMRIASRLVDALVDEWGMRVEDLIVDCLTFPIATGQEETRRDAIETIEAIRRLNAKYPGIHTTLGVSNVSFGLNPAARSVLNSVFLHEAVEAGLDSGIIDAAKIVPLASLSEEQRKVALDLVWDRREYDADGATTYDPLAVMLDLFAGVDTAALRDQRAAELAALPVGERLERRIIDGASKGLEADLDLAREGGLSALQIINDHLLEGMKVVGERFGSGEMQLPFVLQSAETMKAAVALLEPHMEKTESSGKGTMVIATVRGDVHDIGKNLVDIILTNNGYKVINLGIKQPIADIIAAAEEHDADVIGMSGLLVKSTVVMKENLQELQSRGLAKKWPIILGGAALTRAYVEDDLASLFDGEVRYARDAFEGLTLMEPLVKVARGADPAEVGLPALKKRIHSAGSKLTLTEPEEMPGRSDVASDNPIPTPPFWGTRIVRGIALADYAAFLDERATFMGQWGLKPGRGEDGLSYEQLVETEGRPRLRYWLDRILGEGMLDASVAYGYFPVVSEGDDLVVLHHGDDPTGLLGRPGLLAPDGGSGGPLGAERLRFHFPRQRRDRHLNLADFVRSKDAGQVDVLPVQLVTAGAHIDQVTAKLFAENRYRDYYELNGLVMQLTESLAEYWHARIRSELGFAAEDPTDTAGLFKLEYRGARFSLGYPACPDMEDRRKVVELLKPERMGVELSEELQLHPEQSTDAFVFHHPEAKYFSV, from the coding sequence GTGACCGGCACGTTGATCGAACCCCGCTTCCCGCTCGACATCGACGGCGTCGCACGCCCGTCGCGCTCGCAGGCGCTGCTCGACGCGGTGCGGGCGAACGTCGTGATCGCCGACGGCGCCATGGGCACCATGCTGCAGCGCCACGAACCCACGCTCGACGACTACCGGCAGCTCGAGGGCTGCAACGAGATCCTCAACGTCAGTCGCCCCGACATGATCGCGGCGATCCACGACGAGTACCTCGCGGTCGGCATCGACGCGATCGAGACGAACACGTTCGGCGCGAACTGGTCGAACCTGTCGGATTACGGCATCGACGACTGCATCCACGAGCTTGCCGAGGCCGGGGCGCGCATCGCGCGCGAACGCGTCGAAGCGGCCGAGGCGGCCGACGGGCGGATGCGCTGGGTGCTCGGCTCGATGGGTCCGGGCACGAAGCTGCCGAGCCTCGGCCACACCACCTACGACCACCTCAAGCAGACGTTCGCGCTGCAGGCCGAGGGCCTCATCGACGGCGGAGCCGACGCGTTCCTCATCGAGACCTCCCAGGACCTGCTGCAGACCAAGGCCGCCGTCAACGGCTGCAAGCAGGCCATCGTGAGCCGCGGCATCCGCCTGCCGATCTTCGTCGAGGTGACGGTCGAGACGACCGGCACCATGCTCATGGGCAGCGAGATCGGTGCCGCGCTCACCGCGCTCGAGCCGCTCGGCGTCGACGCGATCGGCCTGAACTGCGCCACCGGGCCCGCCGAGATGAGCGAGCACCTGCGCCACCTCTCGAAGCACTCGCGCGTGCCCGTCGCGTGCATGCCGAACGCGGGCCTGCCCGTGCTCGGCGCGAACGGCGCGCACTACCCGCTCGAGCCGGCCGAGCTCGCGACCGCGCACGAGCAGTTCGTGCGCGAGTTCGGCCTCGGCCTGATCGGCGGATGCTGCGGCACGACGCCCGAGCACATGCTCGCCGTCGTCGAGCGCCTGCGCCCGCTGCGCGCCGGGCTCGCGGCCGGGCCGGACTCGGCACGGACGCCCACGCCCGAGGCGGGCGTCGCGAGCCTCTACCAGCACGTGCCGTTCCACCAGGATGCGTCGTACCTCGCGATCGGCGAGCGCACGAACGCCAACGGGTCGAAGGCGTTCCGCGAGGCGATGCTCGCCGGCGAGTGGGACGAGTGCGTCGAGATCGCGCGCAACCAGATCCGGGTGGGCGCGCACCTGCTCGACGTGTGCGTCGACTACGTCGGCCGCGACGGCGTCGACGACATCCGCGAGGTCGTGTCGCGCTTCGCGAGCGCCTCGACGCTGCCGCTCGTGATCGACTCGACCGAGCCGGCCGTCATCGCCGCCGGGCTCGAGCTCATCGGCGGGCGCCCCGTCGTCAACTCGGTGAACTACGAAGACGGGGATGCCCCGACGAGCCGTTTCGGCCGCATCATGCCGCTCGTGAAGGAGCACGGCACGGCCGTGATCGCGCTCACGATCGACGAGCAGGGCCAGGCCCGCACCGCCGACGACAAGATGCGCATCGCCTCGCGGCTCGTCGACGCGCTCGTCGACGAGTGGGGCATGCGCGTCGAGGACCTCATCGTCGACTGCCTCACGTTCCCCATCGCGACCGGTCAAGAGGAGACCCGCCGCGACGCGATCGAGACGATCGAGGCCATCCGTCGCCTGAACGCGAAGTACCCCGGCATCCACACCACGCTCGGGGTCTCGAACGTGTCGTTCGGCCTGAACCCGGCCGCGCGCAGCGTGCTGAACTCGGTGTTCCTGCACGAGGCCGTCGAGGCCGGGCTCGACTCGGGCATCATCGACGCCGCGAAGATCGTGCCGCTCGCCTCGCTCTCGGAGGAGCAGCGCAAGGTCGCGCTCGACCTCGTCTGGGATCGTCGCGAGTACGACGCCGACGGTGCCACGACCTACGACCCGCTCGCCGTGATGCTCGACCTCTTCGCGGGCGTCGACACCGCGGCCCTGCGCGACCAGCGCGCGGCCGAACTCGCCGCGCTGCCCGTGGGCGAGCGCCTCGAGCGTCGCATCATCGACGGCGCCTCGAAGGGCCTCGAGGCCGACCTCGACCTCGCCCGCGAGGGCGGCCTGAGCGCGCTCCAGATCATCAACGACCACCTGCTCGAGGGCATGAAGGTCGTCGGCGAGCGCTTCGGCTCGGGCGAGATGCAGCTGCCGTTCGTGCTGCAGTCCGCCGAGACCATGAAGGCCGCCGTCGCGCTGCTCGAACCGCACATGGAGAAGACCGAGTCCTCCGGCAAGGGCACGATGGTCATCGCGACCGTCCGCGGCGACGTGCACGACATCGGCAAGAACCTCGTCGACATCATCCTGACGAACAACGGCTACAAGGTGATCAACCTCGGCATCAAGCAGCCGATCGCCGACATCATCGCGGCCGCCGAGGAGCACGACGCCGACGTCATCGGCATGTCCGGCCTGCTCGTGAAGTCGACCGTCGTCATGAAGGAGAACCTTCAGGAGCTGCAGTCGCGCGGTCTCGCGAAGAAGTGGCCGATCATCCTCGGCGGTGCCGCTCTCACGCGCGCCTACGTCGAGGACGACCTCGCCTCGCTCTTCGACGGCGAGGTGCGCTACGCCCGCGACGCCTTCGAGGGCCTCACGCTCATGGAGCCGCTCGTGAAGGTCGCGCGCGGCGCCGACCCGGCCGAGGTCGGGCTGCCCGCGCTGAAGAAGCGCATCCACAGCGCCGGTTCGAAGCTCACGCTCACCGAACCCGAGGAGATGCCCGGGCGGTCCGACGTGGCATCCGACAACCCGATCCCGACCCCGCCGTTCTGGGGCACGCGCATCGTGCGGGGCATCGCGCTCGCCGACTACGCCGCGTTCCTCGACGAGCGGGCGACCTTCATGGGGCAGTGGGGGCTCAAGCCGGGTCGCGGCGAAGACGGGCTCAGCTACGAGCAGCTCGTCGAGACCGAGGGGCGGCCCCGCCTGCGCTACTGGCTCGACCGGATCCTCGGCGAGGGCATGCTCGACGCCTCGGTCGCCTACGGGTACTTCCCGGTCGTGAGCGAGGGCGACGACCTCGTCGTGCTGCACCACGGCGACGACCCGACCGGCCTGCTCGGGCGGCCCGGACTGCTCGCCCCCGACGGCGGGTCAGGGGGGCCGCTCGGAGCGGAGCGCCTGCGCTTCCACTTCCCGCGCCAGCGCCGCGACCGTCACCTGAACCTCGCGGACTTCGTGCGCTCGAAGGATGCCGGCCAGGTCGACGTGCTGCCCGTGCAGCTCGTGACCGCCGGCGCGCACATCGACCAGGTCACCGCGAAGCTCTTCGCCGAGAACCGGTACCGCGACTACTACGAGCTCAACGGGCTCGTGATGCAGCTCACGGAGTCGCTCGCGGAGTACTGGCATGCGCGCATCCGATCCGAGCTCGGGTTCGCCGCCGAAGACCCGACCGACACGGCCGGCCTGTTCAAGCTCGAGTACCGCGGGGCGCGCTTCTCGCTCGGCTACCCGGCCTGTCCCGACATGGAGGACCGCCGCAAGGTCGTCGAGCTGCTGAAGCCCGAGCGCATGGGCGTCGAGCTCAGCGAGGAACTGCAGCTGCACCCCGAGCAGTCGACCGACGCGTTCGTGTTCCACCACCCCGAGGCGAAGTACTTCTCGGTCTGA